One genomic window of Quercus robur chromosome 6, dhQueRobu3.1, whole genome shotgun sequence includes the following:
- the LOC126690099 gene encoding uncharacterized protein LOC126690099: protein MRERETLKTYSDRYWEMFNEIDGDFDNIAIRTFKVDLPVEHGLRKFLTRKPTNSVCQLMGRIDKYKRVKKDQQQGKGKAKVIPQEKRDFKRDHYNNNRPHRDFAGKLVSTTTQMINMVFRETDQGHTTEDCRTLRSHLVQLVKEGRLKQFLHQPNEPRGQTGSRFQRNAFSRAPLDTINVIFAALGRTGSHPSRVMSVARPPAEDSRPELKRARVENQPSISFSKKNKVGTVQPHDDALVVILRIGGYDVRRVMVNQGNRAEIMYPDLYNELSLKPKDLTTYDSPLVSFDEKVVIPRGQIRLPVQARSEVVEMDFIVKGYLFSLHSHCSKTLASCPRSYFLHSAFKDEISI from the exons ATGCGAGAAAGGGAGACCCTAAAAACGTACTCGGAtagatactgggagatgttcAATGAAATAGATGGGGATTTTGATAACATAGCCATAAGGACCTTCAAGGTCGACCTACCTgtcgagcatggcttaaggaaatttTTGACCAGGAAACCCACTAACAGTGTGTGCCAACTCATGGGCCGAATTGATAAGTATAAGCGGGTTAAGAAGGACCAACAACAAGGGAAAGGGAAggctaaggttatccctcaggagaagagggatttcaagagggACCACTACAACAATAACCGGCCTCACAGGGACTTTGCTGGGAAATTAGTGTCTACCACTACTCAAATGATTAACATGGTGTTCCGAGAAACA gACCAAGGACACACCACAGAAGATTGTAGAACCTTAAGAAGTCATCTGGTGCAACTGGTCAAGGAAGGGAGGCTGAAACAATTCCTACATCAGCCCAATGAACCAAGGGGTCAAACAGGATCAAGATTTCAAAGGAATGCTTTTTCTAGAGCCCCTTTGGACACCATTAATGTCATCTTTGCGGCCCTAGGAAGAACTGGTTCTCACCCTTCTAGGGTGATGTCTGTAGCCCGACCACCAGCCGAGGACTCTAGACCTGAGCTAAAGAGGGCTAGAGTGGAAAACCAACCATCGATAAGTTTCTCTAAGAAGAACAAGGTTGGAACCGTacagccacatgatgatgccttggtggtcatCCTCAGGATAGGGGGATATGATGTTAGGAGGGTGATGGTGAATCAAGGCAATAGGGCAGAGATTATGTACCCTGATTTGTACAACGAACTGAGCTTGAAACCTAAGGACTTGACAACTTATGATTCACCTTTGGTAAGCTTCGACGAGAAAGTTGTTATTCCAAGGGGCCAGATTCGACTTCCCGTACAAGCAAGATCAGAGGTGGTGGAGATGGATTTTATTGTAAAAGGGTACTTATTCTCCCTACACAGCCATTGTAGCAAGACCTTAGCTTCATGCCCTAGGAGCTATTTCCTCCACTCTGcatttaaagatgaaatatCCATCTGA